The Macrobrachium rosenbergii isolate ZJJX-2024 chromosome 8, ASM4041242v1, whole genome shotgun sequence genome includes a region encoding these proteins:
- the LOC136841205 gene encoding uncharacterized protein: MNRKKRDALNKELEEMDRNMINGRIREGYRGIKKIKNGYRARSKIMKDANGSITVQEDKVLEIWKNYFCELLNRGDPVNPTEGRHMQVPNLKVEEPILIDEKNAIISLKNNKAPGLDNIPAELLENDGEMLHSKIFELTIMIWRTEENPTTWETGNIIPGCKEGDKTDYANYRGIAFLPTCFAAVRVGLEISESKTKMMRTSKDNQQQRQQQNMVDIEDVEEFKYLGSMLTS; the protein is encoded by the exons atgaacagaaagaagagagatgcATTAAATAAGGAACTGGAGGAAATGGATAGAAACATGATAAATGGTAGGATAAGGGAAGGCTATAGGggcatcaagaaaataaagaatggataccgagcaagaagtaaaataatgaaagatgCTAATGGAAGTATTACAGTACAGGAAGACAAAGTACTGGAAATATGGAAGAACTATTTCTGTGAGCTGTTAAATAGAGGTGACCCAGTAAATCCTACTGAAGGGAGACATATGCAGGTACCAAATTTGAAAGTAGAAGAACCTATACTGATAGATGAGAAGAATGCAATTATTAGCCTGAAGAATAATAAGGCCCCTGGTTTAGATAACATACCAGCAGAACTCCTTGAGAATGACGGCGAGATGTTACACTCAAAGATCTTTGAGCTTACCATAATGATCTGGAGAACAGAAGAGAACCCAACAACGTGGGAAACGGGAAACATCATCCCGGGATGTAAAGAGGGAGATAAAACAGACTATGCTAATTATAGAGGGATTGCATTTTTGCCAACCTGCT TTGCTGCTGTCAGAGTGGGACTAGAGATCAGTGAAAGTAAAACTAAGATGATGAGAACGTCCAAGGACAACCAACAACAACGGCAACAACAGAATATGGTAGATATCGAGGACGTGgaggaatttaaatatttaggaagcATGTTAACATCCTGA